A window of the Camelus ferus isolate YT-003-E chromosome 22, BCGSAC_Cfer_1.0, whole genome shotgun sequence genome harbors these coding sequences:
- the LOC102519859 gene encoding LOW QUALITY PROTEIN: olfactory receptor 7D2-like (The sequence of the model RefSeq protein was modified relative to this genomic sequence to represent the inferred CDS: inserted 3 bases in 2 codons): MEAENRTGILEFILLGFSENPELKPLIFWLFLLMYLVTVLGNLLIILAIISDSHLHTPMYFFLSNLSLVDICFSTTTVPRVLLSIHTENKAISYMHCLTQVYFTMFFPILDTMLLTAMAYDRFVAICHPLHYTVIMNLRLCALLVFITWFIGVTTSLLHISLMMRLTFCWDLEIPHFFCELTQILRLACSDTFLNSTLIYVMTGVLGVSPLTGILFSYSRIALSIRKMTSSGXKAETTCGSHLSVVSLFXVGVYFTSAVTHSSQKVSVASVMYTVVTPMLNPFVYSVRNTDVKGALRRLLSQATSCLR, from the exons ATGGAAGCAGAAAACCGAACAGGCATTTTAGAGTTCATCCTCCTTGGTTTCTCTGAAAACCCAGAACTGAAGCCCCTCATATTTTGGCTCTTCCTATTGATGTACCTGGTCACTGTGCTTGGGAACCTCCTGATCATTCTGGCCATCATCTCTgactcccacctccacacccccatgtatttcttcctctccaatctGTCCTTGGTGGACATCTGTTTCAGCACCACCACAGTCCCCAGGGTGCTGCTGAGCATCCACACAGAGAACAAAGCCATCTCCTACATGCACTGCCTCACCCAGGTATATTTTACCAtgttttttcctattctggacactATGCTCCTGACGGCAATGGCCTATGACCGCTTTGTGGCCATCTGTCACCCCCTGCACTACACAGTCATCATGAACCTGCGTCTCTGTGCCCTGCTGGTTTTTATCACCTGGTTCATTGGTGTCACGACCTCCCTCCTTCATATCTCTCTGATGATGCGTCTGACCTTCTGTTGGGATCTAGAAATCCCACATTTCTTCTGTGAGCTGACACAGATTCTCCGGCTGGCCTGCTCTGACACCTTCCTGAACAGCACACTGATCTATGTCATGACTGGGGTGCTGGGTGTCTCCCCCCTCACTGGGATCCTTTTCTCCTATTCACGAATTGCTTTATCCATAAGGAAGATGACCTCATCTG GGAAAGCAGAAACAACCTGCGGGTCTCACCTCTcagttgtttctttatt tgtggGGGTCTACTTCACTTCTGCAGTCACTCACTCCTCCCAGAAAGTCTCAGTGGCCTCAGTGATGTACACCGTGGTCACCCCCATGCTGAACCCCTTCGTCTACAGTGTAAGGAACACGGATGTGAAGGGGGCCCTTAGAAGACTCCTCAGCCAAGCAACCTCCTGCCTGCGATAG
- the LOC102519620 gene encoding olfactory receptor 7D4, translating into MYLVTVLGNLLIILAVSSDSHLHTPMYFLLSHLSFSDICFNSTIVPKMLVNIQTENKAISYAGCIIQMYFFSVFVCLDSLLLLAMAYDRFVAICHPLHYTVIMNPQLCGLLALVSWSLIISLFYGTGLGVCLSSASSPSSARKATASVMYTVVTPMLNPFIYSLRNRDLNGALRKLASRCFFSL; encoded by the exons ATGTACCTGGTCACCGTGCTTGGGAACCTTCTAATCATCCTGGCTGTCAGCTCTGACTCtcacctccacacccccatgtactttctcctctcccacctgtctttttctgatatttgttTCAATTCCACCATAGTTCCAAAAATGCTGGTGAACATCCAGACAGAGAACAAAGCCATCAGCTATGCAGGCTGCATCATACAGatgtattttttctcagtttttgtgTGTCTGGACAGCTTACTCTTATTGGCGATGGCCTATGACCGGTTTGTGGCCATCTGCCACCCCCTGCACTACACGGTCATAATGAACCCCCAGCTCTGTGGTCTGCTGGCTCTCGTCTCCTGGTCTCTCA TCATTTCCTTATTCTACGGGACAGGGTTAGGAGTGTGTCTCAGTTctgcctcttccccctcctccgcGAGGAAGGCAACTGCCTCAGTGATGTACACTGTGGTCACCCCCATGCTGAACCCCTTCATCTACAGCCTGAGGAACAGGGACCTGAATGGGGCCCTGAGGAAACTGGCCAGCAggtgtttcttctctctgtga